GAGGTTTCCCTGAGCAAGAGCCGACGCCAAGCGTGGGAGGATAAGCGGAAGCCGCAAGCTCCAGCTCCCCCTTCCCCGAGAGGGGGCTGTTGCCAACAGCCGCCTCCGCGGCCCCGTCCAGCCCCCACCCCAGTGGCGCCCCGAGCCGCTCCAGCTTCCCAGAAAGGGGAACCACAGGGCCAGCCTTGGAGcacggcggcggggacggggccGCCCCATGGAGGAGCCGCCTCACAGAGCAGAGCCCCAGCACAGCCGCACACAGCGCCGCACTCgccagcaggatttttttttttttagtttattgtaCCACAAGCGGATCCAGGGGAGGAATGTAAAcgtggggccgggggggtgggCATCCCCCCAGCAGTGCAAGGCCGGTGTGGGGTCCCCAAGCCCCTCAGGAGCTGGAGCACGTGTGGCGCTGCCGGGGGCCCAGGGTGGACACAGGCACAGGCACGGCGCCGTCCTCGGCGGGGGGTGGCAGCGGGGTCCCCCCCACCTCCTCCGCGGGGGGGAAGTTGGCTTCAGTGAGCAGGGAAGACTTGTCCACCGCCTCGAACTCGGTGTCTGCAGAGAGAGagggcagcgctgcgggcggGCACTGCGGGACAGGCCGTGCAGCCGGTGCCCCCCATCGCGGGGCGGGGAGCCGGGGATACCCTCCCCATGCGGGGGAAACGTCACGGACCTTCACTGGTCTCTGACTCCTTGGCTGGGGCGGCGTCTGCCACAGGCCCGATAACCTCCGTGTCCTCTCCCGGCAGCGAGGCACCTGCAGGGAAAGTGGAGCTCAGACAGTGCACGGCCCCTCGCCCTCTGGAGAAGCCGACCCGGCCCCGGCCTGTGGTACCCGAGCTCGAGGCTGTTCCTTCAGCGTCTGGCTCCTCCGCGGGCCCTGTGGCATCAGGGCCGGGGCGGGGGTCACGCTGGCGGCCCTGGCCCGGCCCCTCACCTCTCCCGGGCGCCGCCAGCTCCTCCCGTCGCTGCTGGGGGCCAGTCCTGTCCCGCAGGCTCATCTGGGGGGCAGAGTGGTGCTGAGCAAGGGTCTGGCCTCCCTGCACACCTTGGCCCCGGGGAAGGGGGTCTGTGCCCACCTGCACGGCAGGGGGCTCCCAGGGCCAGACGCTGCCCCAGACCCACTGCAGGTAGCTGAAGAGGATGATGACGCTGAGGAAGGCGAAGTTGCTAGCGACGCCAAGCAGGGCGGAGGTGACGGGGAAGTTGTAGAGCAGGTACCTGGGTGGGAGAAGCACAGTGAGAGGCCCCGAGGGCCCGGCGCCGGCACCCGCCCCcacgggcaggacgcagccccctCGTCCTGTCCTGTCTCGTCCTGCCGTGCTCACCGCAGGCCGGTGAAGTGAGCGTGGATGCGGAGCTGGGCCCCGTAGAGCTGGATCCGCTTGCTCTGGATCTCCAGCACCGCGCCAACTGTCGGGGCGTACTGAGGGCAAGACGGGGTCAGCAGGGATGGCTGCTCCCCGTcaccgctgccccctccccaggcccccGCCCTGGACGCAGAGACCCGGCTCTGGCTGGGGACGCAGAGTGGTTACGCATGGCGAGAGACGGTGGCCTCAGCACTGGGGCACCGCATCCCTCACCTCCCCGCGAAGCCGGCTCTCACCGAGTCCTCACGGTAGTCCGAATACAGCTCCACCTCCACCGTCTGCTTCTGCTCGGCGAAGCCAGAGAGGAAGAGGCCGGCAAAGGCCAGCGTGTCGAGCGTCCGCAGCAGCCCAGAGCGGTAGTGCAGCATGGCCTAGGAGCAGAGCATGGCGGGAGCAGGGTGGGTGGCGCCAGGGCGGGctccccctccccgcagccccaCAGGACTCACTGCCCGGGCGGAAGAGGCCACGGCTCGGCCCCCCTTGGTGTAGCACGTCATCGCCACCATGAACATGCCCAGCTCCTGGTTCACCGGCGACTccggcagctccagctccagggaGATGCGGTACAGCTGCCCGTACATCATCACCTGGGGACGGCGGGCAGGGCTCAACCCTGGCCCCGCAGCCGCCCTGGCATGCCCCACGGCGGCCCACGCTCACCTTGTCCCGGTTCGCCTTCACCAGGGAGATGTTAGCGGTGGGGAAAGAGCAGAGCTCAGGCCCGGGCGAGCCGCAATCCGTcctgggtggggggagagagggtgagCCCGGGGGTGCCCGGCCCCGGCACCCGCCCCCCACCACGGCGCCACACTGACCGGAAGCTGTAGTGCACGGGGCTGACGAAGCTGACGGTGGGCATGTAGGAGTAGTAGAAGCTGCCGTAGAGGAAGACGGAgacccagaggagcagcaaggccacGCAGAGGAGGATGGCGGTCTGCAGCACCGTGCGCCGGACCCGCAGCAGCAGCACGGAGCCCACCTCCTGCGCCCACTGCAGCAGGGGCCCCGGGCCGCCCGCCatggccccgcggggccccgggccgccgccggagcgggagcaggagcgggagCGGAGCGCCGCCCCGTCGGCCTCTGGCTGCCTGCGGGCCGCGGGCGCTCCCCATGGgacgggggccgcggcgcggcgtcAGCGCGACGGGGGCATGGCGGGCCGCCACGCgctgcggggggggcaggggtcaGAGCCGAGGCTGGGGGAGCGCCCGGGTCCCGTCCCACCGCGGCCTGGGGGGGCCCAGAGGGAGCGatagggctggggggggcccaTAGGGAGCAACGGGGTGACCCACAGGGAGcgacggggccgggggggccccacAGGGAGCGATGGGGGGACCCATAGGGACCGACGGGGAGGGCCACAGGGAGcgatggggccgggggggggcccatAGGGAGcgacggggccggggggggcccatAGGGAGCGACGGGGACGGGGCGCGGGGACCCCCCGGGACCCGGTCGagccccccccggcgcggggcgcccccccggcccggtgCTTTACCCGACAGCAGCGCTCGGACGCCGGGGTCCCGCACCCGCGCCCGGGGCCGCTCGGACGCCTCGGCCCCGCCCCTTCCTCCCCCGGTCCCGCCCACTGCGGCCACCCGCgacggcggccccgcccccgtccCTGGGGGGGGGCCATGGGGAGCGATGGGGTCGGGGGGGGCTATAGGGAGCAATGGGGCCCGGGGGATCTATAGGGAGCGACGGGGATGGGGGGGCTATAGGGAGTGATGGGGATGGGGGGGCCATGGGGAgcgatggggtggggggggttatAGGGAGCAATGGGACCCGGGGGGGGCTATAGGGAGCGACGGGGATGGGGGGGCTATAGGGAGtgatggggccggggggggctatAGGGAGTGATGGGGATGGGGGGGCTACAGGGAGCGATGGGACCGGGGGGGGGCCATGGGGAACGATGggtctgtccccccccccgttccccgctctgtccccggccCCGCCCGGGCGGGGGGACACGTCGGGGCGGGGCCGGttcccccccgcgccgcggtggtgccgcccgccggctccgagCAGCCTCGGCAGcgcgcggcaccggcaccggcaccgacaccgacaccggcaccggcaccggcaccccaAGGTcagcgggggccggggggctgaGCGGGGGGACGCAGGGAGGTGCAATGTGGGGTGCAAGCGGGGGGGGCGGCTCCaggggggcaggtttgggggatGCGGGTCTGGGGGTGCAATGTGGAGCCTGGAAATGCGGGTGCGGGGGGGCCAATGCAGGCAGGGTGGAGCCTGCAGGTTTGGGCTGTGCAACGGAGAGCCCGTGATCACGGGGGTGCGATGTGGGGTGCAACGTGGGGCCAGGAAATGCAGTGTGTGCGAGGTGGGGTGAGATGTGGGGCCGGGAAATGCGGCGTGCACGAGGTGGGGTGAGATATGGGGTGCGATGTGGGGCCAAGAAATGCAGCGCGTGCGAGGTAGGGTGCGACGTGGGGCCGGGAAATGCAGCATGCACGAGGTAGGGTGCGACATGGGGCTGGGAAATGCAGCATGCACGAGGTGGGGTGcaacgtggggctgggaaatgcagCGTGCATGAGGTGGGGTGAGATGTGGGGCCAGGAAATGCAGCGTGCATGAGGTGGGGTGAGATGTGGGGTGTGATGTGGGGCCAAGAAATGCAGCGCGTGCGAGGTGGGGTGCAAGGTGGGGCTGAGAAATGCAGTGTGGGCAATGTGGGGCCAGGAAATGCAG
This Apteryx mantelli isolate bAptMan1 chromosome 37, bAptMan1.hap1, whole genome shotgun sequence DNA region includes the following protein-coding sequences:
- the BSCL2 gene encoding seipin isoform X1; translation: MAGGPGPLLQWAQEVGSVLLLRVRRTVLQTAILLCVALLLLWVSVFLYGSFYYSYMPTVSFVSPVHYSFRTDCGSPGPELCSFPTANISLVKANRDKVMMYGQLYRISLELELPESPVNQELGMFMVAMTCYTKGGRAVASSARAAMLHYRSGLLRTLDTLAFAGLFLSGFAEQKQTVEVELYSDYREDSYAPTVGAVLEIQSKRIQLYGAQLRIHAHFTGLRYLLYNFPVTSALLGVASNFAFLSVIILFSYLQWVWGSVWPWEPPAVQVGTDPLPRGQGVQGGQTLAQHHSAPQMSLRDRTGPQQRREELAAPGRGEGPGQGRQRDPRPGPDATGPAEEPDAEGTASSSGASLPGEDTEVIGPVADAAPAKESETSEDTEFEAVDKSSLLTEANFPPAEEVGGTPLPPPAEDGAVPVPVSTLGPRQRHTCSSS
- the BSCL2 gene encoding seipin isoform X3, which translates into the protein MAGGPGPLLQWAQEVGSVLLLRVRRTVLQTAILLCVALLLLWVSVFLYGSFYYSYMPTVSFVSPVHYSFRTDCGSPGPELCSFPTANISLVKANRDKVMMYGQLYRISLELELPESPVNQELGMFMVAMTCYTKGGRAVASSARAAMLHYRSGLLRTLDTLAFAGLFLSGFAEQKQTVEVELYSDYREDSYAPTVGAVLEIQSKRIQLYGAQLRIHAHFTGLRYLLYNFPVTSALLGVASNFAFLSVIILFSYLQWVWGSVWPWEPPAVQVGTDPLPRGQGVQGGQTLAQHHSAPQMSLRDRTGPQQRREELAAPGRGASLPGEDTEVIGPVADAAPAKESETSEDTEFEAVDKSSLLTEANFPPAEEVGGTPLPPPAEDGAVPVPVSTLGPRQRHTCSSS
- the BSCL2 gene encoding seipin isoform X4; its protein translation is MAGGPGPLLQWAQEVGSVLLLRVRRTVLQTAILLCVALLLLWVSVFLYGSFYYSYMPTVSFVSPVHYSFRTDCGSPGPELCSFPTANISLVKANRDKVMMYGQLYRISLELELPESPVNQELGMFMVAMTCYTKGGRAVASSARAAMLHYRSGLLRTLDTLAFAGLFLSGFAEQKQTVEVELYSDYREDSYAPTVGAVLEIQSKRIQLYGAQLRIHAHFTGLRYLLYNFPVTSALLGVASNFAFLSVIILFSYLQWVWGSVWPWEPPAVQMSLRDRTGPQQRREELAAPGRGASLPGEDTEVIGPVADAAPAKESETSEDTEFEAVDKSSLLTEANFPPAEEVGGTPLPPPAEDGAVPVPVSTLGPRQRHTCSSS
- the BSCL2 gene encoding seipin isoform X2; this encodes MAGGPGPLLQWAQEVGSVLLLRVRRTVLQTAILLCVALLLLWVSVFLYGSFYYSYMPTVSFVSPVHYSFRTDCGSPGPELCSFPTANISLVKANRDKVMMYGQLYRISLELELPESPVNQELGMFMVAMTCYTKGGRAVASSARAAMLHYRSGLLRTLDTLAFAGLFLSGFAEQKQTVEVELYSDYREDSYAPTVGAVLEIQSKRIQLYGAQLRIHAHFTGLRYLLYNFPVTSALLGVASNFAFLSVIILFSYLQWVWGSVWPWEPPAVQMSLRDRTGPQQRREELAAPGRGEGPGQGRQRDPRPGPDATGPAEEPDAEGTASSSGASLPGEDTEVIGPVADAAPAKESETSEDTEFEAVDKSSLLTEANFPPAEEVGGTPLPPPAEDGAVPVPVSTLGPRQRHTCSSS